The Salmo salar chromosome ssa06, Ssal_v3.1, whole genome shotgun sequence genome window below encodes:
- the LOC106606640 gene encoding 60S ribosomal protein L3, producing MSHRKFHAPRHGHMGFLPCKRSKKHRGKPRSWPQDDPSQPVHLTAFMGYKAGMTHILREVHRTGLKQAKRESVEAVTIIETPPVMVVGVVGYIDTVRGLRSFKTIFAEHLSDECKRRFYKSWYKSKKKAFTKYAKKWTDESGKKQLEKDFNNMKKYCTSIRVLIHTQIRLLPLKAKKAHIMEVQLNGGTISEKVDWVKEKLEQPVPVSSVFYQDEMIDVIGVTKGHGMKGVTSRWGVKKLPRKTHKGLRKVACIGAWHPSRVGYTIARAGQKGYHHRTELNKKIYRIGKGIHVQDGKVIKNNASTNYDTTQKTITPMGGFPHYGDVKNDFLMLKGCVIGCRKRVLTLRKSMLVHTSRKSKETIDLKFIDTTSKFGYGHFQTPQEKRAFMGPLKKDVLKKLPAEPLPEEA from the exons atg TCTCACCGTAAATTCCACGCGCCCCGCCATGGGCACATGGGCTTCCTGCCCTGCAAGCGCAGCAAGAAGCACCGGGGGAAGCCCCGCAGCTGGCCCCAGGACGACCCCAGCCAGCCCGTCCACCTCACCGCATTCATGGGCTACAAGGCCGGCATGACCCACATCCTGCGTGAGGTGCACCGCACTGGCCTGA AGCAAGCCAAACGTGAGTCTGTGGAGGCTGTCACTATCATCGAGACTCCGCctgtgatggtggtgggggttgTTGGGTACATCGACACAGTCCGTGGCCTGAGGTCCTTCAAGACCATCTTCGCCGAGCACCTCAGTGACGAGTGCAAGCGCAGATTCTACAAAAGCTG GTACAAGAGCAAGAAGAAGGCGTTCACCAAGTATGCCAAGAAGTGGACAGACGAGAGTGGCAAGAAGCAGCTGGAGAAGGACTTTAATAACATGAAGAAATACTGCACATCCATCCGGGTTCTCATCCACACTCAG ATTCGCCTGCTGCCCCTCAAAGCTAAGAAGGCCCACATCATGGAGGTGCAGCTGAACGGCGGCACCATCTCTGAGAAGGTGGATTGGGTCAAGGAGAAGCTGGAGCAGCCCGTCCCTGTGTCCTCAGTCTTCTACCAGGACGAGATGATAGACGTCATCGGGGTCACCAAAGGTCACGGGATGAAAG GTGTGACCAGTCGTTGGGGAGTGAAGAAACTGCCCAGGAAGACTCACAAGGGCCTGCGTAAGGTGGCCTGTATCGGAGCCTGGCACCCTTCCCGTGTGGGCTACACCATCGCCCGTGCCGGCCAGAAGGGCTACCACCACCGCACAGAGCTCAACAAGAAG ATCTACCGTATTGGCAAAGGGATCCATGTCCAGGATGGCAAAGTGATCAAGAACAACGCTTCCACTAACTACGACACCACCCAGAAGACTATCACCCCCATG ggAGGGTTCCCCCACTATGGTGACGTGAAAAATGACTTCTTGATGCTGAAGGGCTGTGTGATCGGCTGCAGGAAACGTGTCCTCACCCTGAGAAAG TCCATGCTGGTGCACACATCACGCAAGTCCAAGGAGACCATCGACCTGAAGTTCATCGACACCACCTCCAAGTTTGGCTACGGCCACTTCCAGACCCCCCAGGAGAAGAGGGCCTTCATG GGCCCACTGAAGAAGGACGTGCTGAAGAAACTGCCCGCCGAACCATTGCCAGAGGAGGCTTAG